One genomic region from Chloroflexota bacterium encodes:
- a CDS encoding IS256 family transposase, with protein MREVYQNEDDTNVVDGTLEEMVREGARRMLAAALEEEVNVFLGRDRYERSEEFRGYRNGHHPSRELTVGVSAVEVKVPRVSDVPAEVSANG; from the coding sequence GTGAGGGAAGTATATCAGAATGAGGACGATACGAACGTTGTTGACGGTACGCTGGAAGAGATGGTGAGGGAAGGAGCGAGACGGATGCTTGCTGCCGCCCTCGAAGAGGAGGTGAACGTATTCCTGGGCAGGGATCGCTACGAGAGAAGCGAGGAGTTTCGAGGATACAGAAACGGCCATCATCCCAGTCGCGAACTGACGGTGGGAGTGTCCGCGGTAGAGGTGAAGGTTCCGAGAGTGTCGGACGTGCCGGCCGAGGTATCGGCGAACGGGT